In Pseudoalteromonas carrageenovora IAM 12662, the following proteins share a genomic window:
- a CDS encoding mechanosensitive ion channel family protein, with translation MMNMPTVGEAEKLIEEKLGGWFDVVISHIPNFIVAIVIALVFSILARYAGKLMKNVLRRSLDSTQIADLMASIFKVIVLCIGLFIALDFVGLKGTVTSLLAGAGIVGLAIGFAFQDMTENLIAGIAMGIRKPFKAGDVIETDDVFGSIHSINLRNTLIESFYGQLILVPNKVLFRNVLKNYTTLGVRRIEVPVGISYGDDIEKAKEVIVDKINEFDFVIRKDETAVYAEGFGDSSINLLVWFWIKYPGEPDFMSVRHKGVVAVKQALDEADISIPFPIRTLDFGIKGGEKLDAMISDKISQQSANKKGGNNTDASQGE, from the coding sequence ATGATGAATATGCCAACCGTTGGCGAAGCCGAAAAACTGATAGAAGAAAAACTTGGTGGCTGGTTTGATGTAGTAATAAGCCACATTCCTAATTTTATTGTCGCTATTGTTATCGCACTCGTGTTTTCTATATTAGCGCGCTATGCCGGTAAGTTGATGAAAAACGTATTACGCCGCTCTCTCGACTCTACACAAATAGCTGACTTAATGGCTTCTATATTTAAAGTTATTGTACTTTGTATTGGCTTATTTATAGCGCTCGACTTTGTTGGGTTAAAGGGCACTGTTACTTCACTACTTGCCGGTGCAGGTATTGTGGGTTTAGCTATTGGTTTTGCATTTCAAGACATGACCGAAAACCTAATAGCCGGTATTGCTATGGGAATACGCAAACCATTTAAAGCGGGTGATGTAATTGAAACCGATGACGTATTCGGTTCAATACATTCTATAAACCTGCGTAACACGCTAATAGAGAGCTTTTACGGGCAGTTAATCCTAGTACCAAACAAGGTATTATTTAGAAACGTGTTAAAAAATTACACCACGTTAGGCGTTAGGCGCATAGAAGTGCCAGTCGGCATTTCGTATGGCGATGATATTGAAAAAGCCAAAGAGGTTATAGTTGATAAAATTAACGAATTTGACTTTGTAATACGCAAAGACGAAACCGCTGTATACGCAGAAGGTTTTGGCGACAGTAGTATTAATCTACTGGTGTGGTTTTGGATTAAATATCCTGGCGAGCCAGACTTTATGTCAGTACGCCACAAGGGCGTAGTGGCAGTTAAACAAGCACTTGATGAAGCTGATATTAGTATTCCATTCCCAATACGGACTTTAGATTTTGGTATAAAAGGCGGCGAAAAACTCGATGCCATGATAAGCGATAAAATAAGTCAGCAATCAGCAAATAAAAAGGGTGGTAATAATACTGATGCAAGCCAAGGTGAGTAA